From one Rhizobium rosettiformans genomic stretch:
- a CDS encoding ABC transporter ATP-binding protein, which produces MISTSSEKREAILSVKDLTVGFGEKIVLDKLNLDIYRGEILGFVGASGAGKSVLMRTVLRLLPRRSGTIEILGADYDAVDDAQRMALDTRLGVLFQHGALFSSLTVKENIQLPMREYLDLPQWLMDELAYLKIELVGLHPDAADKYPSELSGGMIKRAALARALALDPDLVFLDEPTSGLDPIGAAEFDELIAQLRDTLGLTVYMVTHDLDSLFSVCDRIAVLGQKKVLVEGTLDDMLAFDDAWVQSYFRGKRARSIPRPEQSAGHTVE; this is translated from the coding sequence ATGATTTCCACGTCCTCCGAAAAGCGCGAAGCCATCCTGTCGGTGAAGGATCTCACCGTCGGCTTTGGCGAGAAGATCGTTCTCGACAAGCTCAATCTTGACATTTACCGGGGCGAAATCCTCGGCTTCGTCGGGGCATCGGGTGCCGGCAAGTCGGTCCTGATGCGCACCGTTCTCCGGCTTCTGCCGCGGCGCTCCGGCACGATCGAGATCCTCGGTGCGGATTACGATGCGGTCGACGACGCACAACGCATGGCGCTTGATACGCGCCTAGGGGTTCTTTTTCAGCACGGCGCCCTATTTTCTTCATTGACCGTGAAGGAAAATATCCAGCTGCCGATGCGAGAATATCTGGACCTGCCGCAATGGCTGATGGATGAGCTCGCTTATCTGAAAATCGAACTGGTCGGCCTTCATCCCGATGCAGCAGACAAGTATCCATCGGAACTGTCCGGCGGCATGATCAAGCGCGCGGCGCTTGCGCGTGCGCTGGCACTTGATCCCGATCTCGTCTTTCTCGACGAGCCGACCTCCGGCCTCGATCCGATCGGGGCTGCCGAATTTGATGAACTGATCGCACAACTGCGCGATACGCTCGGATTGACCGTCTATATGGTGACCCACGATCTCGACAGCCTCTTCTCCGTCTGCGACCGTATCGCAGTCCTCGGTCAGAAGAAGGTTCTGGTCGAGGGCACGCTGGACGATATGCTCGCCTTCGATGATGCGTGGGTTCAATCCTATTTCCGGGGCAAGCGTGCCCGTTCCATTCCCCGGCCGGAGCAATCCGCCGGACATACGGTAGAGTGA
- a CDS encoding MlaD family protein, whose amino-acid sequence METKANYAIVGFFTMLVIGAAFGFVYWMAEYGRGGEMAPLAIRIPGSANGLSIGSPVRFNGISVGSVRNLYIDNEDPNFSVAFTEVRADAPVTSGTRAVLEIQGLTGAAYVELSGGGPGSGDAILQRALDTGEPAILTADQSSVTNLLSTADRILQRADGAVAELQGFIEDARTPLTNTVRNAETFSKSLADNAQGIDQFLQSVSALSDSVSGLSGRLDSTLSAAEDLFRALNSDKIDQILTNTEQATASFAEASKSIGPAIDSFRETADTFQRFGNNADQTLEKVSSLIDAVDSQKIGRVVDDVSVATADAREAIAGFRDLSTSITGRKDDIDRAIDDFTQLANRLNTSSEQVDGILRKVDAFLGSGDANSLSVEARKTLEAIRLTAENLNSQIGPIAANLQRFSATGLRDIQTLVNDTRNTVRGLNDAITNFDQDPQRLLFGGDTVKEFDGRTRR is encoded by the coding sequence ATGGAAACCAAAGCCAATTACGCGATCGTCGGTTTTTTCACGATGCTGGTCATCGGGGCCGCCTTCGGGTTTGTCTATTGGATGGCGGAATATGGAAGGGGCGGAGAAATGGCGCCGCTTGCGATCCGTATCCCTGGCTCCGCCAACGGTCTGAGCATCGGTTCGCCGGTGCGCTTCAACGGCATCTCCGTCGGTTCGGTGCGCAATCTCTACATCGACAACGAGGATCCGAACTTCTCGGTCGCCTTCACGGAGGTGCGCGCTGATGCACCTGTGACCTCGGGAACGCGAGCCGTTCTTGAGATTCAGGGTTTGACCGGTGCGGCTTATGTCGAGCTTTCCGGCGGCGGACCGGGGTCGGGCGACGCGATCTTGCAGCGGGCGCTCGATACCGGTGAACCAGCCATTCTGACCGCCGACCAGTCGAGCGTGACCAATCTTCTCTCCACGGCCGACCGCATCCTTCAGCGCGCCGACGGCGCCGTGGCCGAGTTGCAGGGCTTTATCGAGGATGCGCGGACACCGCTGACGAACACCGTGCGCAACGCCGAGACCTTTTCGAAGTCGCTCGCCGACAATGCCCAGGGTATCGATCAATTCCTGCAGAGTGTCAGCGCCCTTTCCGATTCCGTTTCCGGCCTGTCCGGCCGTCTCGACTCGACATTGTCAGCCGCTGAAGATCTGTTCAGGGCGCTCAACTCCGACAAGATCGATCAGATCCTGACCAATACCGAGCAGGCAACCGCGAGCTTCGCGGAAGCCTCGAAGAGCATCGGACCTGCGATCGACAGCTTCCGCGAGACTGCCGACACTTTCCAGCGCTTCGGCAACAATGCCGATCAGACGCTTGAAAAGGTCTCCAGTCTGATCGATGCAGTGGATAGCCAGAAGATTGGCCGGGTGGTCGACGATGTCTCTGTTGCAACGGCTGATGCGCGTGAGGCGATTGCCGGCTTCCGGGATCTGTCGACCAGCATCACCGGTCGCAAGGACGATATCGACCGTGCGATCGACGATTTCACGCAGCTTGCGAACCGCTTGAACACCTCGTCCGAGCAGGTTGACGGGATCCTTAGGAAGGTTGATGCGTTCCTTGGCTCCGGGGACGCAAATTCGCTGAGCGTCGAAGCCCGAAAGACGCTCGAGGCCATCCGATTGACCGCCGAAAATCTCAACTCTCAGATCGGACCGATCGCCGCCAATCTGCAGCGCTTCTCGGCTACGGGCCTGCGCGATATCCAGACACTGGTCAACGATACGCGCAACACCGTTCGCGGATTGAACGACGCGATCACCAATTTCGACCAGGATCCGCAGCGCCTGCTCTTCGGCGGCGATACGGTCAAGGAATTCGACGGACGGACACGCCGATGA
- a CDS encoding acyl-homoserine-lactone synthase — translation MIRIINGTRRNQFPADIDAMHRLRKRVFHDFLGWEVQVRDAWEIDDYDRANPLYVLSYGDEGRLRGSLRLLPTLGPNMLDDTFPILLGDGPQIRSAAVWESSRFCIDPEISQDRASNQVTIAAAELMCGVGELGLASGLSHIVTVTDVFLERMFKRMGCPGIRIGEPQRIGVVQAVAVSWEVSQDLLERMKAVAAIDGSVLEAPMTLTAAQAA, via the coding sequence ATGATCAGGATCATCAACGGCACGCGTCGCAATCAGTTTCCCGCCGATATCGACGCGATGCACAGGTTGAGAAAGCGGGTATTCCATGACTTTTTGGGCTGGGAAGTCCAGGTGCGTGACGCCTGGGAGATCGACGACTACGACCGAGCCAACCCTCTCTATGTCCTGTCCTATGGCGACGAGGGAAGACTGCGTGGGTCATTGCGCCTCCTGCCGACGCTCGGCCCCAACATGCTCGACGACACCTTTCCCATCCTCCTCGGTGATGGACCACAAATCCGCAGCGCCGCAGTTTGGGAATCCAGTCGCTTCTGTATCGATCCGGAGATTTCCCAGGACCGGGCGAGCAACCAGGTGACGATCGCGGCGGCCGAACTGATGTGCGGGGTAGGCGAGCTGGGCCTTGCATCCGGTCTCAGTCACATCGTTACCGTCACCGACGTCTTCCTGGAGCGCATGTTCAAGCGCATGGGCTGCCCGGGCATCCGGATCGGCGAACCTCAGCGGATCGGCGTGGTCCAGGCAGTCGCGGTCTCCTGGGAGGTGTCGCAGGATCTGCTTGAGCGGATGAAGGCGGTGGCCGCCATCGACGGCAGCGTGCTCGAAGCGCCGATGACCCTGACGGCAGCGCAGGCCGCCTGA
- the bluB gene encoding 5,6-dimethylbenzimidazole synthase, producing the protein MHDRPNEFLVRTAPFADQDKQAVYRAIHTRRDVRDQFLSDPLPDDLVRRLLEAAHAAPSVGFMQPWSFLLIRSARKREAIWQAFRRANEEAEAMFPVEQRDAYRSLKLEGIRKAPLNICVTCDPDRAGPVVLGRTHDPRMDAFSTVCAIQNLWLAARAEGVGLGWVSIFHESEVKALLGIPERIQIIGYLCLGYVDELYATPELEVKGWRKRMPLDDLIFEESWGQIAERPITPAAAVDLMSPGS; encoded by the coding sequence ATGCACGACAGACCGAACGAGTTCCTCGTCCGGACGGCGCCTTTCGCCGATCAGGATAAACAGGCCGTCTACCGGGCCATTCACACGCGACGCGATGTCCGCGACCAGTTCCTTTCCGATCCGCTGCCGGACGACCTGGTACGACGACTGCTTGAGGCGGCGCATGCCGCTCCCTCCGTGGGCTTCATGCAGCCATGGAGTTTCCTGCTGATCCGCTCTGCTCGAAAGCGCGAGGCGATCTGGCAGGCGTTCCGACGGGCGAACGAAGAGGCGGAGGCGATGTTTCCGGTCGAGCAGCGCGACGCCTATCGATCGCTGAAGCTGGAAGGCATCCGCAAGGCGCCGCTCAACATCTGCGTCACTTGCGATCCGGATCGTGCGGGGCCCGTTGTGCTTGGACGGACCCATGATCCCAGAATGGACGCTTTCTCGACTGTCTGCGCCATCCAGAATCTCTGGCTTGCCGCCCGTGCGGAAGGGGTCGGGCTCGGCTGGGTCAGTATTTTCCACGAATCGGAGGTGAAGGCGCTCCTTGGCATTCCGGAGCGGATCCAGATCATTGGCTACCTCTGCCTCGGCTATGTCGACGAACTCTATGCGACGCCGGAGCTTGAGGTAAAGGGATGGCGCAAGCGAATGCCGCTCGACGATTTGATCTTCGAGGAGAGCTGGGGGCAGATCGCGGAACGGCCGATCACTCCTGCAGCGGCTGTGGACCTGATGTCGCCGGGTTCCTGA
- a CDS encoding helix-turn-helix transcriptional regulator, translated as MGLSGAYFDLLELLDRQETLDPGDFLARLQSAYRTGRITYLGGMIASARLRPHNIHDSHRRNSLHLARSLNRRAAFEQIASLLPGLQPVELKAWQRSANRDHRIVGYPLPGRQSCLLVELNATPERLSAWRRAHDRDMLSLGTLLNARLARASTDAQLEAARARPLTRRERETLAWIAAGKSYWETAVILGISERTIRHFMANAREKLDVVNNAQAVAEAVWRGLIPRLVEPNFRD; from the coding sequence ATGGGGCTCTCAGGCGCGTATTTCGATCTCTTGGAGTTGCTGGATCGGCAGGAGACGCTTGATCCCGGAGACTTCCTGGCAAGGCTTCAGAGCGCTTATCGGACGGGCCGCATCACCTATCTCGGTGGAATGATCGCAAGCGCACGCCTGCGCCCCCACAACATTCACGACAGCCACCGACGAAATTCCCTTCACCTCGCCCGCTCACTCAACCGCAGAGCGGCTTTTGAACAGATCGCCAGCCTCTTGCCAGGGCTTCAGCCTGTCGAGCTCAAGGCATGGCAGCGAAGCGCAAATCGTGACCACCGGATCGTCGGCTACCCTCTGCCGGGACGGCAGAGCTGTCTGCTGGTCGAGTTGAACGCCACTCCGGAGCGCCTGTCGGCCTGGCGCCGCGCCCATGACCGCGACATGCTGAGCCTCGGCACCTTGTTGAACGCGCGCCTGGCCAGAGCATCGACCGATGCACAGCTTGAAGCGGCCCGCGCCCGTCCTCTCACCCGCCGAGAACGCGAAACATTGGCATGGATCGCAGCCGGCAAGAGCTATTGGGAAACGGCCGTCATCCTCGGCATCTCCGAACGAACCATCCGCCATTTCATGGCCAATGCGCGCGAGAAACTCGACGTCGTCAACAATGCACAAGCTGTCGCGGAAGCCGTCTGGCGTGGCCTGATCCCACGGCTCGTGGAGCCAAATTTCCGTGATTAG
- a CDS encoding NADP-dependent malic enzyme, translating into MTSQDKNKPQVANPTADLDEQALFYHRYPRPGKLEIQATKPLGNQRDLALAYSPGVAAPCLAIKDDPAAADDYTARSNLVAVISNGTAVLGLGNIGPLASKPVMEGKAVLFKKFAGIDVFDIEIDAPGVDQMVSTISALEPTFGGINLEDIKAPECFQVEDQLREKMNIPVFHDDQHGTAIIVAAAILNGLELAGKQIEDVKIVASGAGAAALACLNLLVILGAKRENIWVHDIEGLVYKGRNELMDPWKEVYAQQTDKRALAESIDDADVFLGLSAAGVLKPELLARMAPKPLIMALANPKPEIMPEEARAARPDAMICTGRSDFPNQVNNVLCFPYIFRGALDCGATTINEEMKMAAVRAIAALAREEVSEVAAKAYTGETPTFGPDYLIPSPFDPRLILRIAPAVAKAAADSGVARRPIADFDTYLDQLNRFVFRSGFVMKPIFAAAKTATKKRVIFSEGEDERVLRAAQVLLEDGIGEPILIGRPQIIETRLKRYGLRIRPGVDFQLVNPEDDPRYRDYVDDYFALVGRAGINPEAARTIVRTNTTVIGALAVKRGDADALICGVEGRFDRHVRDVRQIIGKRAGVRDYSGLSLLISQRGAIFFTDTFVTDDPSAEEIAEMTMLAAQEIRRFGIAPKAALLSHSNFGSRPSASASKMRRALEIIRAGAPDLEVDGEMQGGSALSEVLRKRAMPDSTLTGEANLLVFPNLDAANISLGIVRMMMDALHVGPILLGAALPAHVLSTSVTSRGVVNMAALAVVEASQPAV; encoded by the coding sequence ATGACTTCTCAGGACAAGAACAAGCCGCAAGTTGCAAACCCGACCGCTGATCTCGACGAACAGGCGCTTTTCTATCACCGCTATCCCCGTCCCGGGAAACTGGAGATCCAGGCCACCAAGCCGCTTGGCAACCAACGCGATCTGGCGCTTGCCTATTCGCCCGGCGTCGCCGCCCCCTGTCTCGCCATCAAGGACGATCCCGCAGCCGCCGATGACTATACGGCCCGCTCCAACCTCGTCGCCGTCATCTCCAACGGCACGGCCGTTCTCGGCCTCGGCAATATCGGACCGCTCGCCTCCAAGCCGGTCATGGAAGGCAAGGCCGTTCTCTTCAAGAAGTTTGCCGGTATCGACGTTTTCGACATCGAGATCGATGCTCCCGGTGTCGACCAGATGGTTTCGACCATCTCCGCGCTGGAGCCGACCTTCGGCGGCATCAACCTTGAAGACATCAAGGCACCGGAATGCTTCCAGGTCGAGGATCAGCTTCGCGAGAAGATGAACATTCCGGTCTTCCACGATGACCAGCACGGCACGGCCATCATCGTTGCAGCCGCCATCCTGAACGGCCTTGAACTCGCCGGCAAGCAGATCGAGGACGTCAAGATCGTCGCCTCCGGTGCCGGTGCTGCCGCCCTTGCCTGCCTCAATCTGCTGGTCATCCTCGGTGCCAAGCGCGAGAACATCTGGGTGCACGACATCGAAGGCCTCGTCTACAAGGGCCGCAACGAGCTGATGGACCCCTGGAAGGAAGTCTACGCCCAGCAAACCGACAAGCGTGCGCTGGCCGAAAGCATCGACGATGCCGACGTCTTCCTCGGCCTCTCGGCCGCTGGTGTCCTGAAGCCGGAACTGCTGGCCCGCATGGCGCCGAAGCCGTTGATCATGGCCCTGGCCAACCCGAAGCCCGAGATCATGCCGGAAGAGGCGCGCGCCGCCCGTCCGGACGCAATGATCTGCACCGGCCGCTCGGACTTCCCAAACCAGGTCAACAACGTCCTCTGCTTCCCCTATATCTTCCGCGGCGCACTCGACTGCGGCGCAACCACCATCAACGAAGAAATGAAGATGGCGGCGGTGCGTGCGATTGCAGCCCTTGCTCGCGAAGAAGTCTCGGAAGTCGCGGCAAAGGCCTATACCGGGGAAACGCCGACCTTCGGACCTGACTATCTCATCCCCTCGCCTTTCGATCCCCGCCTCATCTTGCGCATCGCCCCGGCTGTCGCCAAGGCTGCAGCCGACAGCGGCGTCGCCCGCCGCCCGATCGCCGATTTCGACACCTATCTCGACCAGCTGAACCGCTTCGTCTTCCGCTCCGGCTTCGTGATGAAGCCGATCTTCGCGGCAGCGAAGACGGCGACCAAGAAGCGTGTGATCTTCTCCGAAGGTGAAGACGAGCGCGTGCTGCGTGCAGCCCAGGTGCTGCTCGAAGACGGCATCGGCGAACCGATCCTGATCGGCCGCCCGCAGATCATCGAGACGCGCCTCAAGCGCTATGGCTTGCGCATCCGTCCCGGCGTCGATTTCCAGCTGGTCAACCCGGAAGACGATCCGCGCTACCGCGACTATGTCGATGACTACTTCGCCCTTGTCGGCCGCGCCGGCATCAACCCGGAAGCGGCACGCACGATCGTGCGCACCAACACCACCGTGATCGGTGCGCTGGCCGTGAAGCGCGGTGATGCCGATGCGCTGATCTGCGGCGTTGAAGGCCGTTTCGACCGCCACGTGCGCGACGTTCGCCAGATCATCGGAAAGCGCGCCGGCGTGCGCGACTATTCGGGCTTAAGCCTGCTGATCTCGCAGCGCGGCGCGATCTTCTTCACCGACACCTTCGTCACCGACGACCCGAGTGCCGAAGAGATCGCCGAAATGACGATGCTGGCAGCCCAGGAAATCCGTCGCTTCGGCATCGCGCCGAAGGCAGCGCTGCTGTCGCATTCGAACTTCGGCTCCCGGCCGTCCGCCAGCGCCTCGAAGATGCGCCGGGCGCTGGAAATCATCCGCGCTGGCGCGCCTGACCTCGAGGTCGACGGCGAAATGCAGGGCGGTTCGGCGCTGTCGGAAGTTCTGCGCAAGCGCGCCATGCCGGACAGCACGCTGACCGGTGAAGCAAACCTGCTCGTCTTCCCAAACCTCGACGCTGCCAACATTTCGCTCGGCATCGTCCGCATGATGATGGACGCGCTGCATGTCGGCCCGATCCTGCTGGGTGCTGCCCTGCCCGCCCACGTGCTGTCCACCTCGGTGACCTCGCGCGGCGTCGTCAACATGGCGGCGCTTGCCGTCGTCGAGGCTTCGCAGCCGGCGGTCTGA
- a CDS encoding DUF2865 domain-containing protein produces the protein MPSRIVSSIALLIALGSALPNGAEASALCERLRDRLVLVEQGGQSPEINSYASAIAQQNLELRKARQDQRRLRCLTSSIVQIRPDGGNDCSDLASAISRMEANRDILAARLADLRENRAEDARAALVTALEANGCGPDQAAYPEDAERIPYLDTLTEPYRPDRAAEAAYSAPPPQISMMPSGNVRTLCVRTCDGGFFPISSQTSAMNFARDAAQCQQMCPGTETELFFHAPERSETVDMISAVSGRPYRDLPNAFLYRNRRSDAEPACACNLQQYYQRMTPRPAVPDYQSSVIEVAPRKREAASATVPATERVLDEASLNVRRVGPAFLPSDKGTIDLRNPATSGPQPLQE, from the coding sequence GTGCCGAGCAGGATAGTCAGTTCCATTGCCTTGCTGATCGCCCTCGGCAGCGCGCTGCCGAACGGGGCTGAAGCCTCGGCGCTCTGCGAGCGACTGCGCGACAGGCTGGTTCTGGTCGAACAGGGCGGACAGTCGCCTGAAATCAACAGCTATGCCAGTGCCATAGCCCAGCAGAACCTCGAACTGCGCAAGGCGCGCCAGGATCAGCGGCGGCTGCGCTGCCTGACCTCTTCCATAGTCCAGATCCGCCCGGATGGCGGCAATGACTGCAGCGATCTGGCATCAGCAATCTCCCGGATGGAGGCCAATCGCGACATCCTGGCGGCAAGACTTGCCGATCTCCGCGAGAACCGCGCAGAAGATGCGCGAGCAGCCCTGGTCACAGCACTTGAAGCGAATGGCTGCGGACCGGATCAAGCGGCTTACCCGGAGGACGCCGAACGCATCCCTTACCTCGACACGCTGACGGAACCCTATCGCCCGGACCGGGCAGCCGAAGCCGCCTATTCCGCACCGCCCCCGCAGATCAGCATGATGCCCAGCGGCAATGTGCGCACGCTGTGTGTGCGTACCTGCGATGGCGGTTTCTTCCCGATCTCGTCACAGACCTCGGCGATGAACTTCGCCCGCGATGCGGCGCAATGCCAGCAGATGTGTCCTGGCACGGAGACGGAGCTGTTTTTCCACGCGCCGGAGCGCAGCGAGACCGTGGACATGATCTCGGCAGTCAGCGGTCGCCCCTATCGCGATCTGCCCAACGCCTTCCTCTACCGCAACCGGCGCAGCGATGCGGAACCCGCCTGCGCCTGCAACCTTCAGCAATACTACCAGCGCATGACGCCACGTCCGGCCGTGCCGGACTACCAGTCCTCCGTCATCGAAGTTGCACCGAGAAAAAGAGAGGCTGCGTCGGCGACTGTACCTGCTACGGAGCGCGTACTGGATGAGGCCAGCCTCAACGTCCGCCGCGTTGGCCCTGCCTTCCTCCCTTCCGACAAGGGAACGATCGATCTCAGGAACCCGGCGACATCAGGTCCACAGCCGCTGCAGGAGTGA
- a CDS encoding ABC transporter permease, which produces MSPVEPENARIEIEEQPDGNGRMIRLAGRWKNNSLSSMIKSAGPLVDSGATGRETIDLDGVSDMDTAGAWLIRRIVTERRAGGGSVEIVGGTPGMRELIEALPERVTAPEKPVDHRSRFERVFEPVGRVTVSLWGDTVAMMFVLGSAVRGAQTKLGRGSGVSPASVVNQLDHMGVRAVPIIVLMSFLIGAIIAQQGAFQLRYFGAEVFVVDLVGILQLREIGVLLTAIMIAGRSGSAITAEIGSMKMREEIDALKVIGLNPIGVLVFPRLVALTIALPLLTIVANFSALYGAAVVAWAYSGITFDVFITRLHEAVDYSTLATGMIKAPFMALIIGIIAAVEGMKVGGSAESLGRHVTASVVKSIFVVILVDGLFAMFYAAIDF; this is translated from the coding sequence TTGAGTCCGGTTGAGCCCGAAAACGCCCGTATCGAGATCGAGGAACAGCCGGACGGCAACGGTCGGATGATCCGACTTGCCGGTCGCTGGAAAAACAACAGCCTGAGCTCGATGATCAAATCGGCCGGTCCGCTGGTGGATTCCGGTGCGACGGGCCGTGAGACGATCGATCTCGACGGCGTTTCCGACATGGATACCGCGGGTGCCTGGCTGATCCGTCGTATCGTTACGGAGCGGCGCGCCGGCGGAGGCTCGGTCGAGATCGTCGGCGGCACGCCCGGTATGCGCGAGCTGATCGAAGCGCTTCCCGAAAGAGTGACCGCACCAGAAAAGCCCGTCGACCATCGCAGCCGCTTCGAACGGGTTTTCGAACCGGTCGGACGCGTAACGGTCAGCCTCTGGGGCGATACGGTCGCGATGATGTTCGTTCTGGGCTCCGCCGTGCGTGGCGCGCAGACCAAGCTTGGACGCGGTTCCGGCGTGTCGCCTGCCTCCGTCGTCAACCAGCTCGACCACATGGGGGTGAGGGCGGTGCCGATCATCGTCCTCATGTCCTTCCTGATCGGCGCGATCATCGCGCAGCAGGGCGCCTTCCAGCTTCGGTATTTCGGCGCGGAAGTCTTCGTCGTCGATCTCGTCGGCATCCTGCAATTGCGCGAAATCGGCGTGCTCCTGACCGCGATCATGATCGCCGGCCGTTCCGGCAGTGCGATCACCGCAGAAATCGGATCGATGAAGATGCGCGAGGAAATCGACGCGCTAAAGGTCATCGGCCTCAATCCGATCGGCGTCCTCGTCTTTCCGCGGCTCGTCGCGCTGACCATCGCCCTGCCGCTCCTGACCATCGTTGCCAACTTTTCGGCGCTGTATGGTGCCGCCGTCGTTGCCTGGGCCTATTCCGGAATCACCTTCGACGTCTTCATCACGCGCCTGCATGAGGCGGTCGATTATTCGACGCTCGCGACCGGGATGATCAAGGCGCCGTTCATGGCGCTGATCATCGGCATCATTGCGGCTGTCGAAGGCATGAAGGTCGGGGGCAGCGCCGAATCGCTCGGCCGGCATGTCACCGCCTCGGTGGTCAAATCCATCTTCGTCGTCATTCTCGTGGACGGGCTCTTTGCCATGTTCTACGCAGCCATCGATTTCTAA
- a CDS encoding UDP-2,3-diacylglucosamine diphosphatase gives MEDASETRHFRTLFISDVHLGSKAAKTDFLLDFLRTHEADTIILVGDIVDGWRLKRSWYWPQSCNDVVQKLLRKARKGTRIVYIPGNHDEFMRDFPGIHFGGIEVAQRIVHEMADGKKYLVLHGDEFDVVVRNARLLAYLGDWAYDTAIAINVILAAVRRRLGMPYWSFSAWAKLQVKHAVNFIGEFQRVVADEARRAEVDGVICGHIHHAVMEDIDGIHYVNTGDWVESCTAIAEHPDGRLELISWSHKVSEAPAGKRASKLVPILLPKPLAEPSQDDGVRAA, from the coding sequence GTGGAAGACGCCAGCGAAACACGCCATTTCAGGACCCTGTTTATCTCGGACGTCCACCTCGGATCGAAAGCCGCCAAGACCGACTTTCTCCTGGATTTCCTGCGCACGCACGAGGCCGACACCATCATTCTGGTCGGTGACATCGTCGACGGCTGGCGTCTGAAGCGCAGCTGGTACTGGCCGCAGTCCTGCAATGACGTGGTGCAGAAGCTGCTGCGCAAGGCGCGCAAGGGTACGCGTATCGTTTACATCCCCGGCAATCACGATGAATTCATGCGCGACTTCCCGGGCATTCACTTCGGCGGCATCGAAGTCGCGCAGCGCATCGTGCACGAGATGGCCGATGGCAAGAAATATTTGGTTCTGCACGGCGACGAGTTTGACGTCGTGGTGCGCAATGCCCGCCTGCTCGCCTATCTCGGGGACTGGGCCTATGACACGGCAATTGCCATCAATGTCATTCTGGCAGCCGTCCGCCGCCGGCTCGGTATGCCCTACTGGTCGTTCTCGGCCTGGGCCAAGCTGCAGGTCAAGCATGCGGTGAACTTCATCGGCGAATTCCAGCGTGTGGTGGCCGACGAGGCCCGTCGCGCCGAAGTCGATGGTGTCATCTGCGGCCACATCCATCACGCCGTCATGGAAGACATCGACGGGATCCACTACGTCAACACCGGCGACTGGGTCGAGAGCTGCACGGCGATTGCCGAGCACCCGGATGGCCGTCTGGAACTGATTTCGTGGAGCCACAAGGTCAGCGAGGCGCCGGCCGGCAAGCGGGCGAGCAAGCTGGTGCCGATTCTCTTGCCGAAGCCTCTCGCGGAACCGTCCCAGGACGACGGCGTGCGCGCCGCCTGA
- a CDS encoding ABC-type transport auxiliary lipoprotein family protein, translating into MDRIGVKRVAGVTRFRRLLLASVLVPGLGLGLAACGSKANNDTFDLTASVSEVATSASARNRQLLVADPSALKALDSEQILVRVSGAEIRYLSQSQWSDRLTRVVQSKLVVAFENTGRLGGVGRPGQGLAIDFQLITDVRAFEISAEGTDRGVVEISAKLLNDRNGTVKAQRVFRAEVPSSGSDNAAYVAALDRAFARVTADIVAWTLQSI; encoded by the coding sequence ATGGACAGGATCGGCGTGAAGCGGGTGGCGGGCGTGACACGGTTCCGGCGGCTGCTTCTGGCCTCGGTGCTCGTGCCGGGCCTGGGCCTTGGCCTTGCGGCCTGTGGCTCGAAAGCGAACAACGACACATTTGATCTGACTGCTTCCGTGAGCGAGGTGGCAACATCTGCCAGCGCCCGCAACCGGCAGCTTCTGGTGGCCGATCCGTCGGCGCTCAAGGCGCTCGACAGCGAGCAGATCCTGGTGCGCGTATCCGGCGCCGAGATCCGCTATCTGTCGCAGTCGCAGTGGAGCGACCGCCTCACGCGCGTTGTTCAGTCCAAACTCGTGGTCGCCTTCGAAAACACCGGGCGCCTCGGTGGCGTCGGACGGCCGGGGCAGGGACTGGCGATCGACTTCCAACTGATCACCGATGTGCGTGCCTTCGAAATCTCTGCCGAGGGAACGGATCGCGGCGTCGTCGAGATCTCGGCGAAGCTGCTCAACGACCGCAATGGCACCGTCAAAGCACAGCGTGTCTTCCGCGCCGAAGTCCCGTCCTCCGGCTCGGACAATGCGGCTTACGTCGCGGCACTCGACCGTGCTTTTGCCCGCGTGACGGCCGACATCGTTGCCTGGACGCTGCAATCGATCTGA